The following proteins are encoded in a genomic region of Opisthocomus hoazin isolate bOpiHoa1 chromosome 4, bOpiHoa1.hap1, whole genome shotgun sequence:
- the TARP gene encoding T-cell receptor gamma alternate reading frame protein: MLLLAALVATAACSCGFAQEIPVQSPLSITKSKGSVRLECHFKDFSGDFDGTVIHWYQQKVNKAPERILYIAKTKVVDEGFQAYKYMVAKLSPQKLCALTINDVQADDTATYYCAYWEHYNKLFGAGTKLIVSDKVSSPPVNSEILHKKHKNLITYVCLIERFYPEIIRVTWTDGEKEVTDNVVKGDTWKSTKEEEYSIGSWLTVPAENKDKNYYCKYEHESKQSSLPTQDSTKTTLQGEDCTTSPGNSTGFNRDHLVHRTAYLVYIVLLLKSSMYYLIVLFFIYRMWAPTKHQGKKA; this comes from the exons atgctgctgctggcagcgcttGTGGCCACAGCCGCTTGCTCTT GTGGATTTGCACAAGAAATTCCCGTGCAGAGCCCTCTGTCCATCACCAAGTCTAAGGGAAGCGTACGCCTGGAATGTCACTTCAAAGACTTCTCTGGAGATTTTGATGGCACTGTCATACACTGGTATCAACAGAAGGTGAATAAAGCTCCAGAGAGGATACTCTACATAGCAAAGACAAAAGTAGTAGATGAGGGCTTCCAAGCATACAAGTACATGGTTGCAAAGCTTTCTCCCCAGAAGCTGTGTGCTCTTACAATAAACGATGTCCAGGCAGACGACACTGCTACCTACTATTGCGCCTACTGGGAAC ATTACAACAAGTTGTTTGGCGCCGGTACAAAGCTCATTGTGTCAG ACAAAGTAAGTTCTCCACCGGTAAACTCTGAAATTCTGCATAAGAAACACAAAAATCTGATAACATATGTCTGCCTTATTGAGAGATTCTACCCAGAGATTATTCGAGTGACTTGGACCGATGGAGAAAAAGAGGTAACAGACAACGTAGTAAAAGGAGACACCTGGAAGTCTACAAAAGAGGAGGAGTACTCAATTGGCAGCTGGTTAACTGTACCAGCAGAGAACAAAGACAAGAACTATTACTGCAAATACGAGCATGAAAGCAAACAGTCGTCACTGCCAACACAAG ATTCTACAAAAACTACTCTGCAGGGAGAGGACTGTACGACTTCTCCTGGAAACAGCACTGGTTTTAATAGAG atCACTTAGTGCACAGGACAGCATATTTAGTGTACATCGTCCTTCTTCTGAAGAGCTCCATGTACTATCTCATCGTACTCTTCTTCATCTACAGAATGTGGGCTCCAACCAAGCACCAAGGCAAGAAAGCATAA